CCATTGGATCCCGCTGGAGAGGATTCCGAAGAAGGGGTCCGAGACGTCGTTGACGATCACGCCGAGCATGTCCGAACTGGCCGCGGCCAAGGCCCTGGCCGGACCGTTGACCACATAGTCGAGCTCGTGCAGTGCGGCGAGCACCCGAGCCTTCGTCCCCGGCGAGACCGGGTAGTTGCCGTTGAGCACACGAGAGACGGTGGCGGTGGAAACCCCGGCTCTCGCAGCGACATCGACCAACGTCGGCGCCACGCTCGACCTCCGATCACGAACAGTGCCCGCTCGTCCACGCGGTGCGCAGGCTATTGACAGCGCGTACTGGCGCGCTTAGTTTACGGTCACAGTAAGCGCTTTCTATAGCCTTTGTCTCGGTCCTTTTCGCCAAGGAGGCCCCGGGGCGTGGTGACGACGTGGACATGGAGCGGACCCTGTGACTCTGAAGCTGCCCACCTCGACCGGCGAGTTCCTCGACTACGTCCCCAGATCGACGGGCGCCCTGGACGCCAGAGGCCCGAGTCCGACGAGCCGGGTCCTCTACGCGGCCGCGCACGTCGTGGCCGACCCGCTCGCCGACAACACTCCCGGCAGGCCGGCTCGGCCCGACTGGGAGGCGACGATGGCCTTCCGCCGACACCTGTGGGCACACGGGCTCGGCGTCGCCGACGCGATGGACACCGCACAGCGCGGCATGGGGCTGGACTGGCCCACCGCCGCCGAACTGATCCGCCGCAGTGGCGCCGAGGCCAAGGAGCTGGGCGGGCTGCTGGCCTGCGGCGTCGGCACCGATCAGGTCCGTGAGGACACCACGAGCCTCGACGACGTCATCGCGGGCTATGTCGAGCAGGCAGCGGTCGTGCAGGACGCGGGCGCCACCGTGATCCTCATGGCGAGCAGGCGGCTGGCCGCCGTCGCCCGGGGGCCGGAGGACTACCACCGGGTCTACTCGACACTGTTAGAACAGCTCGACTCCCCCGCGATCCTGCACTGGCTCGGCCCGATGTTCGACCCCGCGCTCACCGGCTACTGGGGTTCGACGGACCTGGACCTGGCCACCGAGGTCTTCCTCGACGTGATCAAGGCGCACTCCGACAAGGTCGACGGCGTCAAGATGTCGCTGCTGGACGCCGATCGGGAGATCGGAGTTCGACGCAGGCTGCCCGACGGAGTCCGCTGCTATACCGGCGACGACTTCCACTACCCCGAACTGATCAAGGGCGACGACCAGGGACACAGCGACGCGCTGCTGGGCATCTTCGATGCGATCGCCCCGGCCGCCGCCGCCGCGCTGCGCAGGCTGGACGCAGGCGACGTCGAGTCCTACGACCAGATCATGGCGCCCACCGTGCCGTTGTCCCGGCACATCTTCGGCACGCCCACGTACTACTACAAGACGGGCATCGTGTTCCTCGCCTGGCTGGCGGGACATCAGGAGCACTTCCGCATGGTCGGTGGTCTGGAGAGCGCTCGGTCGGTCCCGCACCTCGCCCGGCTGTACGTGCTGGCCGACGA
The Actinoalloteichus fjordicus DNA segment above includes these coding regions:
- a CDS encoding dihydrodipicolinate synthase family protein — encoded protein: MTLKLPTSTGEFLDYVPRSTGALDARGPSPTSRVLYAAAHVVADPLADNTPGRPARPDWEATMAFRRHLWAHGLGVADAMDTAQRGMGLDWPTAAELIRRSGAEAKELGGLLACGVGTDQVREDTTSLDDVIAGYVEQAAVVQDAGATVILMASRRLAAVARGPEDYHRVYSTLLEQLDSPAILHWLGPMFDPALTGYWGSTDLDLATEVFLDVIKAHSDKVDGVKMSLLDADREIGVRRRLPDGVRCYTGDDFHYPELIKGDDQGHSDALLGIFDAIAPAAAAALRRLDAGDVESYDQIMAPTVPLSRHIFGTPTYYYKTGIVFLAWLAGHQEHFRMVGGLESARSVPHLARLYVLADEAGLLPDAELAERRMRQFLDLAGVPQ